A window of the Lolium perenne isolate Kyuss_39 chromosome 7, Kyuss_2.0, whole genome shotgun sequence genome harbors these coding sequences:
- the LOC127314463 gene encoding uncharacterized protein has protein sequence MGRQGERSFFHAGYVGSMGRQGERSFFHAGYVLLLLLLPPPLFQGGRHHDVGDGPSVNLGQQHALDASWAGAYDAMHLPSKQGTLCGDGLLLEENEDKNTAATLIDTELDDEALKAQYLKAHPYGEWLKRQKMYLKDIVESVPETDKVA, from the exons ATGGGGAGACAAGGTGAGCGAAGCTTCTTCCATGCCGGCTACGTCGGTTCAATGGGGAGACAAGGTGAGCGGAGCTTCTTCCATGCCGGctacgtcctcctcctcctcctcctccccccccccctcttTCAAGGTGGTAGGCACCACGATGTTGGGGACGGGCCAAGCGTGAACCTGGGGCAGCAGCATGCTCTGGATGCGAGCTGGGCCGGTGCCTATGATGCCATG CACCTGCCGTCCAAGCAGGGCACTTTGTGCGGTGACGGACTACTCCTGGAAGAAAACGAGGACAAGAACACCGCTGCCACAT taattgatactgAGCTGGATGATGAAGCACTTAAGGCACAGTACTTGAAAGCTCACCCGTATGGAGAGTGGCTCAAGAGACAGAAGATGTACCTCAAAGACATTGTAGAATCTGTCCCAGAAACTGACAAAGTTGCTTGA